The following nucleotide sequence is from Primulina huaijiensis isolate GDHJ02 unplaced genomic scaffold, ASM1229523v2 scaffold26229_ERROPOS72855+, whole genome shotgun sequence.
tatgctgcacacctaccgtgcacacttatgtgagcaccgatgaggtgtcgctCACCCATTGGAtacacaatttttctatatttcatcacatccaatgggtGAATGACACCTCATCGTGGCTCGCATAGTTGTGCACGATaagtgtgcagcatatcaaatctAAAACCTTAACTCCAGCTTATATATTGGAAAGCCACAAATGTGACAAAGGAATATGTAAAACTTTAAAAGTTGtgcatataataatataatttaatataaaaaccacacacacacaactcAACCTAAGTAACCTTCGATAAGTCCACATCCGATGAAGCAAAATCACCTCTCGAAATCGGCCTATAAATTGGGAGGTTTCATTTAGtttgtcataaaaattcatacgAAACAgtttcacatatcaattttgtgatatatactTTCTATTTAAATCATttcaaaaatactttttttttattataaatatgaacataattgattcgtctcacaaacAAAGATATACTTCTATTATTTGTTTGGAATAAGGTAAATACAGTACCAATAGGGTAATTTAGTTGATGCAACTATAGTACAAAGGGGCATTGCACAGTCCAACTCACTCTcctattctttttctttatttcttttcccaccatttaattaatcaatttatttatttataagtgGTTAATATTGTCTTGAAAAAATGGTTAATAATTGGAAGTGAATCAATCATCTGAAAGCAACAAGCTACAAGAGGTTGGACTTGACCAAACAAACCCTTGAAAAATTGAAAGCTAGCTCTATTTCCAATGGCAAAGGGAAAGAGAATAACATTGTTAAATATGAAAAAGAGAGGGGGTGTCAGTCACAggtaatatattatattattatctcTAAAATTTAAGTTCATACACAAAGCAAAAGTTAATCACAATAAAGCTGTTAACTTCATTTACATGCATGCCTTCAAGGAGGTACGAATCATGAATCTTACAAGTAAAGTTTGGATAACATATCAAGGTTAAAAATTgctattataatataattaaccaCATTGTTTTTACAACATGTACCGCAGTAATACCTTCTACGTGCTGGGcgatataataatattaagggTATTAAAAATATGGtcagtttattttattattaattataattttcaaatatggGAAGACGAAATTGCGTTTGGAtttctatttatatatataaaaaagatttaaatCTTAAGAGGACCGACATCCGCCAAGCTAAATCCAACTCGAGACTTTTGGGCAAAAAGTTATGTTATTGTATTTTGAGAATCAAATTTGAACATTTTAAAAAGTCACAAACAAAACTGCGTTGTCCTTGATTTATTGTTATggaaaattgaattttctaCAAAATGTTATTTGATTATCTACTTGTGACTTATGATAATAGACGATCAGATCAAATGTTTAtcgttttataaaaatttttaacaaaatcaaaattttttaaatcttacTATATTTCAGACATCACATTTTACTCATTATTGTATTGTCACAAACACGATTTCATTTAGAAATAATTTACAATCTTTTGACATTGTTTGAGAAACTTTTCAAATTAGTCTATTTTCTGACGTTCATGGTATCAACATAGTTGTTAAAGTAGgtatacggtctcacgaatctttatctgtgagacgaatcaatcctaccgatattcacaataaacaGTAAtgatcttagcataaaaagtaatactttttcattgatgatctaaataagagatccgtctcacataaatttttaccTAGTTGTTAATACTCGCACAACCGAAGGAGGTCAACTTAGACAttcattcaaaatttaaatcagtCAAATCTTAGTACTCACTCTCAGtacaaaattttgatcttcctTAAAGACAAAAACAAtacccattttttttttatataaaaaatgcaTAAATTTAAACACATTTTCACCCCAGagatatttcaatttttaacgCAAGAGAGATGGGGGTAGTTACTGGTTAAATCATCAAGAACTCTCTTTTGAGTAATGGGTATAAATGCAGCATCTTTCTTATTAAGCTTTCCTTTTCACATTCTTTAAATGCCCATTTTTCTCTTTCATCTTCATTTACTCGCTACGATTCTTGATCTTGTTCCCCCGCCCCCTCCTCTCTCTCTTTATTTATTGTTTCGTTGAATGAATGCTCGCTGTCACTGTGTATTATTACATAACAGCCTGAGCTTTAAACAGTGGTACGGTCAAGAAttcaacaaaaagaaaaaaggtcTTTCTTTCTTGGTGGAAAGAAGGGCTCTTCAAATAATTACAGAAGTGTTCAAATGGACGGAATGCAATCCTAAAAATGGTATCTtgcatctttatttttattttttatttttaccttTTCCCACTTTTAGTTCTGTGCTTCATGGTACTTGCTTACTGGGTTGCCTTTTTctgaatgaatgaatgagtgTGGTGCTTGTATTTATGATGCTGAAACCAATGCGTCCACTGCTTCGATTGACTGGTTTCTGAACGCTTTCTTGATCTCTTTATTGAACTGCGCTGTTTTTTCCGGCATCAATGGTATTAAAttgcttaaatttttttgaaaggtTGCTTTAATTTCTGTGAAAAGCTCTGGAAATAGTTGAAGCAGTTGTTTTATTATGGTGGCGTCGTGATAAAATCGTTTCTCTTTATGGTGTTTTTCAGCTATTCATGAGTTATAAAATTGTGGAGGCGGCATTATTTTTTACCTCTTTTTAGATGTTTTCGAAACACTAGTTTGATGTTGAATTCTACTCTTGAAACATGTCTAGGAAAATAATCAAGCAATGCTTTCTAAATCTTTTACTTTCTGTCTATCTTTATACCCCTTATATCTTCTTTAACCATTTCAATTCAAATTAAAGCTGTTCATTCTAATACAGGGAGCTGATTATTATTCTTGTTTTTCCGGGGACTCTTTTCTTAGTGTGTTTGCCTATTTTTACCTTTTTTCCAGGTCATATTTTGAGTCAGTAGGCCTAAGAAGAGGTGTAATTGGTACTATCTCGGAGTATCTTAAAGTTTTGTGCGGAAGAAATGGATATGGTTGCCGCCATTGAGTCGGAGAAGGAGACTGAAAATCCTGGAAACTATCTCGCATGTAATTTATCCTCGAACTGGCAAGTGAATGGAAACAATCTGACAAATACATCTGTTGAAATGATTTCAATGAACAATTCAACGGTAGAGCCTTCTGCTTGCTCCGCTGCCTCAATGGTTGATTCTTTTTGTCCTCAGAATTGGGACCAGCAAGCAAATAGTGAAACTTTGAGTAATCTTGATTCGGTAAGAGCTAATCTTGGTTGGAACCCAAATCAAATCCTTAGAAGCGGTGTCTTTCTACCTGCTGTTCCGGGGATGATTCATCAGAGCTTGCCTCACTTTCCAGCGGATTCAGCTTTTATCCAACGAGCAGCGAGGTTTTCGAGCTTCAGTGGTGGGAATTTTGGGGAAATGATGAATTCCTTCACCGTGCCAGATCCTCTGAATCCATATTCTCACACTTTTGCTTTAATGCAAGGGCCACATGAGATTTTTCGAGGTAATGGATATGAAATGAACTTGGCTGAAGCTTCTAAAGAGGCTTCATTTCCTGTCGAGTATGGCACGGAAATGAGCCCACTCCAGAATGAGAAAAGGTGTGGAAATTTTCTTCGGTCTCAAGACGAAGTGAAAAATGCAGTTGATATATTGCGTAATGAGTCTGGTATGGATGAATTTAATAATCGTGATCCAATAGAGAAGTTTGAAGATGCAGCCGTGGAGTCTTCTGGTCAAGGGCTTGGCTCCAAGAAAAGGAAGAGAATTGCTCAGGTAGAATGAACATGTTTAGCGTCATTCATTGGATAGACATCAATAGCTTCATTATTTTAATACTCCCACACAGCTTAACTTCATCAGCATCCTtaatttgttgatttaatttgtATTTGTGTTCCAGAATGAAAAAAAGGAAGCCCCACAGCCATTTGTTGAAACAGAAAAGGACCATGTTGAAAGTAAACCAAAGGGCGATCAAGACCCAGCTTCGAGCAGTAAACCTGTTGGCAAACAAGGTAAGCAGGGATCCCAAGGATCAGACATACCCAAGGAAGAATATATACATGTTAGAGCACGAAGAGGTCAGGCCACAAACAGCCACAGTCTTGCTGAAAGGGTAATGGCTTTACAAAGTTCATCTGTTGTACTATGGTAAAATGAACTGAATTGAGGGGAATGTTACTCATAGTTTCGTATCAAGATacatatcaaagttttttagcCACCTTAAATCTTGGTTAGAAGTTTGAACTGAACTTTTATGGGATTGAATTTGAGTCTGAATTTGAGCTTGATTCATTTGGTTCAAATTTAATTACAAATCTTGTTCAAATTATGGCTCGAGTTCCACTTGTTCGAGTTTGACCCAATAActtcaaattcaaatcaaataCTCCTAGTTGTAATGAATGTCGTTTATTGGAAGTCTGTGGACTATGCTGATTTAGTGAGAATGTCATTTGGTTTTGACATTAGATTTACTGTTTTCCGATGTAGGTGAGGAGGGAAAAGATCAGTGAAAGGATGAAGTACCTTCAGGATCTCGTTCCTGGTTGCAGCAAGGTTAGTACTTAGTAGTGTTGATTAAGTCTTATTGCCATTTGGACGTTATGTGTACAATACCTACACGTCTTCCTGGCAGGTTACAGGAAAAGCAGTTATGCTGGATGAGATCATCAATTATGTGCAATCACTGCAGCGACAGGTGGAGGTATGTGATGGTTACTCTGAAATTCTTCTTGTTATGCAATTATTGTACAATATCATTCACGAGTTTCTAAAAGTGCAATAGCATTTTTATCGTGGAGAGTTTCAATGATAGAGCTTTGGCAAAGAGACTCTCTCAACGCAGTATTTTAACTATCAAGAAAATATTAACAAACTTTTCCCACAAAAAACGACTTGGTTCTCACTGGGAATGCTAAGATTAATGATTGTAGTTACAGCTTTAACCCAAAAACTCGAGCTCATGGAGGTGGCctgacaataattttaaaattgaatgcACATCCCTACACTTGTAAGCCACAGATCATGAAATATACGTCCAGAACTAATGAAAAAGATGTATATACATGCATCAAGACCAGTTTGTCAACAATGGCCTGGAAATAAGCATTCAATACCAATTCAGTGGAAAGTAACAGGGATTACATTATAAACTTGTCATCTCCTGGCATCAATACCATTTCAGTTACACCTTATCCCAAAAAAGCAAGTTCACAGGAGGTGGTTCACCAACAGTTCTATACTTTTAACAGTAAATTCTTGTTGTGTATGAATTGAAAGTTGAAAGATCGTTCATGGTAGTGCGTTCATGTTTCTTTTCAGTTCCTGTCCATGAAGCTTGCGACAGTTAATCCACGGCTCGAATTCAACATTGAAGCATTCCTAGCTAAAGATGTAAGCATATGACTGTCGTATCCCACCCCACTTTGCAATTGACTACCTAATTTCCTGTGTATCTAATACAAGGAATAATCAATAACAGGTCCATCAACCTAGAACTGGTCTGCCGTCTTCATTAACTATTCCTCCTGATATGAATCTGCTTTATCCTCCTCTACATCCATCACAACCCACAATAATTCAATCAGGCATTCCTGCTTTAGGAAACTCTTCAGACGCTCTTCGAAGAGCAATTAATCTTCGATCAACTGCTGTTGGTGAAGAATTCAAAGAACCTTCATCACAAGTAAAGCTCTAATTGATTATTCCCTCAAGTAGTGTAATACCGGCGGAAGAAATAGCATATTGCCTTCCAAATTAAGCTTATTTTGAGGGCATATAGAAGggatttattttatgatattctGGTGTCATCGTCAGCAGGTTCCCAATGCCTGGGAAGATGAGCTTCACAACGTTGTTCAAAAGGGCTTCAACTCAAGTCCAACtattgatgaacaagatttaaGTGGTATTTTGCATATCCTCAAATCTAGCTTCATTTATAGATTAAGATGTTAATCTGACTTCAGTTTCTTTGTTCCACCGTCAGATTCTCCACCACTCCACATGAAAGCTGAAACCTGATTCATATTTCAGTATTTCAGTTGTGGCCCTCCATTACTCCTTGTCGAATGTGAATAGCTGAGCAAATTCTTGTATTCCTTCTGTTAGATCTGGGATCAGCTACTCCTTATCCCTGACCTTATACCCCGGCACTAAATGAATCAAAGTATTCTTTTATGAATTCAAACGTTGTACTCCATCTAGAAAGAAGTGGAAGGCTAAGAGTTCTTCTCCAGGTCCCCTGTGATCCTTCTGTGCCTGATGCTGCTTACTGGAGTTAGCTTTTCTCTGTTAACTGTAGTTATTTTGGCTATTGATTGTAGTAATGATGTTTCTATTTGATATTCTGTGGGGTCCTGACTCCTGAGGAATTCAAATTCTTGTAATTTCCTAACAGGGAAAAGGACGATTTACCTGTACTTTTGAATTTATTTCGCATTTGTCATGTTTTGCGAAAATGATCACTTAGATGTTTTAGAAACCCACTGTATTTGTTTTCAGAacatcttcaaaattttctatgaaTCAAAGTGAAATTCTACCATCAACATGTGCATTTAATCGGTAATTGGCTTTTTATGGGATAAACAACAGCAGCACAATGTGATTACATATCCATTTTCTGTGATTTAAGTTCTTGAACAATCTGAATTGAGAGCAAGCacgaaaaaaaatcttaaacgACACAACAACTAAACTTTCGTCCATCACAAGAATACATGGAAACGAGTTTCACAAACTGGTAATTACCTATAAAATTCATCGAGGGGAAATTGAAACCATGGATTGAAATTGAAGCTCTAGCcaaactttctcttcttctgaCAATCGAGGATTCATTTTTCTACACCTTTTATCGATTTTGTTGCCTCGGACCGGCTATCGGGTGGGTTCTGCATAGAAATGAAGCCGCAGCTTTCAGGTCAAAGACTAGTGCTTAAAACATAAAACATCAGAAGCACAGAAATCCTTTTAGAAGCTTGTTTGATTTAATGGTCATCTCATGTTATTTGTTATACCTCTTAACCATAACACCTACCTGAATACGAGTGCAGATCTCTATAACTTCAGCCAGTGGTGCCCAGTCGCCGAAGTTTCTCTCAATGAACTGAAAAGCGATGCCATTCTTTCCTCTCCCAACTATGAAGAGTCCACCCTTGATCTCCCCTTCACCTTTAAAGTTTTGATCCACTCCAATAGCTTTTGCTCGCTTGTAATTTGCAATGGCTCTCGGATTGAGCAAGAAACCAGAGATGAACTTGTCCTTGAGTAGCTTCCCTCCACCCAAAGCCTTGAAAAACTCTTGTCCCCTGTCAAAGAGCACAACTCCGCCCCAGTATCTAGGCCAGAAAtcctttacctgaaccatttATCTCAATAATTTAGAGCATACATAAATAATCTGCGAAAGGTGGTTAATTATGTCACGTGATCAAAAAGTGTACCTCAGTTTCTATGTGCTCATGAAGAACAGCATATAGTTGAACCCCAAGAGCATCAAATATTGGTTTCTTGGAATACAGCTGATGGGCTTCAGCTCTACACATAATGCACCTGGTTTCAAAGCATGTGTCAAGACCATGCTCAAGAAAATGTGTGTTCTAGTGATCTTCGACCACCCTGTGAGTGCTGTTAATAGGTAGAATGGAGCTGTCAATGCAGTACATTTATTAAAACATACCCAGGCCGGCGGATACAGAGAAGAATAGCTGGTTTCTCACGCCATATTTCAGAAGCCTTCATTGGAGGTGTCTTCGTTTTGATCAAACGATCAAATCCAATCTTATACTCGGGAGCAAGCCTCTGAACTGAGACATTCTCAATACTCGAATAGGGAGCCACATTTTCAACGATTGGGGGAGGCGACACACAACCGCAAGCTCTAGGTTCTTCAGGCACTGCTGCTACAATTCCCTTAAACATATATCCATCAACATTCTTGAAACTCGCCATAGATTGTTTTGATGCAGAATCATTGACTCCATCGCTATTTTTTCTCATACTGGACAGTTTTCCAGAGCCGACTGTAGAAATCGTGTTTCTTCTTCTTGGTGGAAGGTTATATGATGGTGGCAAAGGATCTGCAGCACAAGCACTGGTGCGGTCTGTGAAACGAGCAGTATGGCCTCGTTTCATACCAAATTGTGCAGAAAGGTCCGCACTACTCAAGCTAAGAATCTCAGGTAGGCATTTTTGTGTGGCCTCTAATTTGTCTCCATATTGCATTAGTGCACGATCATGTAAGTATGACCTAATTTCTAGTGCATTCTTGAGTAGCAGAGACAAAAGTATTCAGAAATCTTGAGTAACTAAAGGGTGAATTTAGTTAGAGGCATACATATCGAAAGCTGTGAAATTTGAATTGTTACATCATTATCCTTTATAGCATAAAAGTGAACATACAGAAATATATCGATTTATTCATCAGCATAAATGTAGATGTAAAAATAGGGTTCTCCTCAAATGAAAAGAGTTCAAAATTTatgaccaattttttttttttaatataaatttcacCTCTCGTCCAAGTTCTTGATCCGTCCTTgctttatttgtattttataaattttctgaTGCAGAAAGAACCAACAATCAATGtgttaaaataatatttccTTGGAACATCTTGATCACGATACGCAGGTTTATGTTACATTATTTGTAGTTGAACTTTTCTTGAAGATCTTTGTCATACAAAAAACTTGAGATAATCACCAAAATTTAACTCTGAAAACCTTGATGAAACAGTAGCAATTTTTCTGTAAACAAGGAATCTTGACAAGATtctgattaaaaaattaaacctTGTGCTGTTGAGTCATGCCAATGTCTTCCATGTCTTCAGAGTTCATCACCTTCAAAGTGGGCACATCATCCCACCCTTCTTCCAACAACCTTGGCAGTAGTTCTTTAAGGCATCCATTCCCAACGAAATCCTCTACTGCAAAAGAAGCCATACTAGACTCCTTCAATACTACAGAGTTCTATCGGTTTCTTTCGAGTTTTCTGGAGTATAGTGAATTTAAAAGAACATATGATTGTATGAGAAAAACTTGACCAAGTTGACTAAGCCGCGTTGAATGGGAGTAGTTGTTCTTTTTGGCTTGTTTCCGTGTCGTTTGCTATGAACGATTATTCCAATCATTATGTCAGATTGAGAACGGCCGGCAAAACACATCTGGAAGATAACTTGTCCATGTTGATATAAGTCCAGCCCCACTTGCATTTATGTCGATCCGATTTAATATAAACGTtttcttattaattaatatcgtggggattattttaaatactaattgAGTCGGTTGAGTTGCGCTGGTCCGAGCTTGGAGTGTCCACTGAATTATTCTCCCTCGTTTCCTGTCCCTCCCCCGAAGAACTACTGTCTGGGGTACCCCTCGCTGCCTGTTCCACTTGTGCAAAGAACCTGGACGTGATTTGGTTCCCCCCACCCTGAGAGGAGGCTCTCAACCAACTGCCATATATGAGTTTTCCAATCTCCAACGGGCCGTCTCGCAATCCCAAAACGAGTGGCCAATATATCCATGATTATAGCAAAAATCAGGTAGTCTTTCATATGATATAAGAACAATCACATCATCTGCATCCTGATTTATAGAGATTCGTATATGCTTCTACAATGGCTTAGTAATATCAATGCTTACCTTAATGCGTACCGCCCCATGGCaatgttggggaattacacccccgaagcgatgccaaccacgatgataatatagtacccaaaacttgcggaataaaataaccaacaagaacacaaagatttacgtggttcacccaatataggttACGTctacggagcactgcaacttttataactggaagaaatattacaacaagtgtatacaccaatacactcaatatttctcacactcccaacccgagtataccgagaaaataatttctctaactcacacaaagagaactcccgcactcaagaaaaaaatacactctttttttctatgcactctcttttttatcaaagctaaaaagcttttgattttgggatacaataactgaaggaattgagctctatttataactaattctctcCAGCAACTTTCTTAACAAAACCGATGTGGGATTGAgaaaaacatgttttaatattatatttgtgtgGGCCCCTCCACTtgcctaacaattctcccacttgaagacttgatttcaatcacgTCTTCACATCAtcattgcagcagctcatatctCCTCATTTATTcttgcagtccaactgaagttgaacacaacttcagtttgttaatggttaccgtcttcgtgagcatatcggctggatttttacttccaagaatcttctccagcatcaagactccatcttccagcactgatctgatgaaatggtacctaacctgtatattctttgtcctagcatgataaacaggattttttgctaaatgaatagcactctgactgtcacagtataatgtgctatcttcaagcttctgacccaattcctccagaaaggatttcaaccatatcatctccttgctagcttctgtaactgcaacatactcagcctcagtagtcgaaagcgcaacaatcttttgcagcttagacacccagcttacaactgtaccacctaatgtgaacacatatccagtagtacttttcctgccatccaggtcaccacccatatcggcatcgacaaaaccctgtaagccaaattttgatctcctgaagcataaagaacaactagcagtacctttcaaatacctgagaatccacttaactgcttcccagtgttgctttcctggattactcataaacctgctcacaactcccactgcatgtgctatgtctggtcttgtgcacaccattgcatacatgaggcttccgacagcagaagcataaggaaccttattcatataagcctgctcctgctccgtcgatggtgattgtgctttggttagtttgaaatgactagccaaaggagtactcacagatttagcttcatccatattaaatctgctaaccacctttttcacgtactcttcttgagataacttcaagaatccattcacccggtctctgaagatcctcattccaaggatttgctttgcagcacccaaatccttcatggcaaattcctttgataaatctttcttgagtttatcaatttcttccagacaagctccagctatcagcatatcatctacatatagcagtagtatgatataagaaccgtcaaactttttcacataacagcagtgatcagcttgacaccttaggaatccattttcactcatgaatccatcaaacttcttgtaccactgtcttggagcttgtttgagaccgtacaagctcttctgaagtttgcacaccattctctcttttccccgtacttcaaagccctgtggctgcttcatataaatttcttcatctaggtcaccgtgaagaaacgcagtctttacatccaactgctccaaatgtaagtcttccttcgccactagtccaagtacagtcctgatagtggttaatttaaccaccggagagaaaatctcggtgtaatcaattccttcccgttgttggaagccttttacaacaagtcttgccttgtaccgcttgccaccatcatgctcttcttttaaccggtacacccacttgttatgtaacgcctttttgccttgcggaagttctgtcaactcccacgtctgattggatgacGAAGTTCTTtcaactcccacgtctgattggatgacagtgaatacatctcatcttccatggccaactcccacttggttgaatcatcattttgcattgcctcttcataggtctccggttcacctttgtctgtcagcaaaatataatgaagtgcaggggagtatctctcaggtggtctaatggttctcaaagatctcctgagttcaatcattggagtttgtgggtcatcatcttgtgcagtttcttcttcatcttcctagTTATTGGAtttcgattcattcacaggaatgtttgtcaatggcacttcatcagtcttcttgacttcaggacattcatttccagctccaatgtctgacttgtctttgtacagaagtttctcattaaagattacatccctgctccgaatgattttccgattttggtcatcccagaaacgataaccaaactcattatctccataatcaataaagaagcacttctttgatttcagatcaagttttgttctgcttgttgaatcaatatgaacataggatagacatccaaacactttcaagaaagaaatgtttacttctttgccgctccaaacctcttcaggtattttgtagtccagtggtaccgaaggtcctctgttgatcagatatgctgcagtgttaacagcatcagcccagaatgattttggcaatccagaatgcaatctcatgctccttgcgcgttcattcaaggtcatgttcatcctttcagctacaccattctgttgagg
It contains:
- the LOC140967683 gene encoding uncharacterized protein, which encodes MASFAVEDFVGNGCLKELLPRLLEEGWDDVPTLKVMNSEDMEDIGMTQQHKNALEIRSYLHDRALMQYGDKLEATQKCLPEILSLSSADLSAQFGMKRGHTARFTDRTSACAADPLPPSYNLPPRRRNTISTVGSGKLSSMRKNSDGVNDSASKQSMASFKNVDGYMFKGIVAAVPEEPRACGCVSPPPIVENVAPYSSIENVSVQRLAPEYKIGFDRLIKTKTPPMKASEIWREKPAILLCIRRPGCIMCRAEAHQLYSKKPIFDALGVQLYAVLHEHIETEVKDFWPRYWGGVVLFDRGQEFFKALGGGKLLKDKFISGFLLNPRAIANYKRAKAIGVDQNFKGEGEIKGGLFIVGRGKNGIAFQFIERNFGDWAPLAEVIEICTRIQNPPDSRSEATKSIKGVEK
- the LOC140967682 gene encoding transcription factor bHLH76-like isoform X3, with the protein product MDMVAAIESEKETENPGNYLACNLSSNWQVNGNNLTNTSVEMISMNNSTVEPSACSAASMVDSFCPQNWDQQANSETLSNLDSVRANLGWNPNQILRSGVFLPAVPGMIHQSLPHFPADSAFIQRAARFSSFSGGNFGEMMNSFTVPDPLNPYSHTFALMQGPHEIFRGNGYEMNLAEASKEASFPVEYGTEMSPLQNEKRCGNFLRSQDEVKNAVDILRNESGMDEFNNRDPIEKFEDAAVESSGQGLGSKKRKRIAQNEKKEAPQPFVETEKDHVESKPKGDQDPASSSKPVGKQGKQGSQGSDIPKEEYIHVRARRGQATNSHSLAERVRREKISERMKYLQDLVPGCSKVTGKAVMLDEIINYVQSLQRQVEFLSMKLATVNPRLEFNIEAFLAKDVHQPRTGLPSSLTIPPDMNLLYPPLHPSQPTIIQSGIPALGNSSDALRRAINLRSTAVGEEFKEPSSQQVPNAWEDELHNVVQKGFNSSPTIDEQDLSDSPPLHMKAET
- the LOC140967682 gene encoding transcription factor bHLH76-like isoform X2; amino-acid sequence: MDMVAAIESEKETENPGNYLACNLSSNWQVNGNNLTNTSVEMISMNNSTVEPSACSAASMVDSFCPQNWDQQANSETLSNLDSVRANLGWNPNQILRSGVFLPAVPGMIHQSLPHFPADSAFIQRAARFSSFSGGNFGEMMNSFTVPDPLNPYSHTFALMQGPHEIFRGNGYEMNLAEASKEASFPVEYGTEMSPLQNEKRCGNFLRSQDEVKNAVDILRNESGMDEFNNRDPIEKFEDAAVESSGQGLGSKKRKRIAQNEKKEAPQPFVETEKDHVESKPKGDQDPASSSKPVGKQGKQGSQGSDIPKEEYIHVRARRGQATNSHSLAERVRREKISERMKYLQDLVPGCSKVTGKAVMLDEIINYVQSLQRQVEFLSMKLATVNPRLEFNIEAFLAKDVHQPRTGLPSSLTIPPDMNLLYPPLHPSQPTIIQSGIPALGNSSDALRRAINLRSTAVGEEFKEPSSQVPNAWEDELHNVVQKGFNSSPTIDEQDLSGILHILKSSFIYRLRC
- the LOC140967682 gene encoding transcription factor bHLH76-like isoform X4; this translates as MDMVAAIESEKETENPGNYLACNLSSNWQVNGNNLTNTSVEMISMNNSTVEPSACSAASMVDSFCPQNWDQQANSETLSNLDSVRANLGWNPNQILRSGVFLPAVPGMIHQSLPHFPADSAFIQRAARFSSFSGGNFGEMMNSFTVPDPLNPYSHTFALMQGPHEIFRGNGYEMNLAEASKEASFPVEYGTEMSPLQNEKRCGNFLRSQDEVKNAVDILRNESGMDEFNNRDPIEKFEDAAVESSGQGLGSKKRKRIAQNEKKEAPQPFVETEKDHVESKPKGDQDPASSSKPVGKQGKQGSQGSDIPKEEYIHVRARRGQATNSHSLAERVRREKISERMKYLQDLVPGCSKVTGKAVMLDEIINYVQSLQRQVEFLSMKLATVNPRLEFNIEAFLAKDVHQPRTGLPSSLTIPPDMNLLYPPLHPSQPTIIQSGIPALGNSSDALRRAINLRSTAVGEEFKEPSSQVPNAWEDELHNVVQKGFNSSPTIDEQDLSDSPPLHMKAET
- the LOC140967682 gene encoding transcription factor bHLH76-like isoform X1; translation: MDMVAAIESEKETENPGNYLACNLSSNWQVNGNNLTNTSVEMISMNNSTVEPSACSAASMVDSFCPQNWDQQANSETLSNLDSVRANLGWNPNQILRSGVFLPAVPGMIHQSLPHFPADSAFIQRAARFSSFSGGNFGEMMNSFTVPDPLNPYSHTFALMQGPHEIFRGNGYEMNLAEASKEASFPVEYGTEMSPLQNEKRCGNFLRSQDEVKNAVDILRNESGMDEFNNRDPIEKFEDAAVESSGQGLGSKKRKRIAQNEKKEAPQPFVETEKDHVESKPKGDQDPASSSKPVGKQGKQGSQGSDIPKEEYIHVRARRGQATNSHSLAERVRREKISERMKYLQDLVPGCSKVTGKAVMLDEIINYVQSLQRQVEFLSMKLATVNPRLEFNIEAFLAKDVHQPRTGLPSSLTIPPDMNLLYPPLHPSQPTIIQSGIPALGNSSDALRRAINLRSTAVGEEFKEPSSQQVPNAWEDELHNVVQKGFNSSPTIDEQDLSGILHILKSSFIYRLRC